A genome region from candidate division KSB1 bacterium includes the following:
- the murG gene encoding undecaprenyldiphospho-muramoylpentapeptide beta-N-acetylglucosaminyltransferase, whose amino-acid sequence MSKKKVLKVMIAGGGTGGHLYPGIALAQEFQQRWSSKIMFVGTAYGIENKILPKHPYEFKKIWMRGLQRKLSLANLIFPLRLLVSLVQCAFLILSFKPDVVIGTGGYVSGPALMMAITFRIPTVIQEQNSYPGLVNRLLGKWVSQVHVMFEESIPYFKGQPEIFVSGNPVRGDFNQVNKKTALKKFNLQEDKLTLFVFGGSQGAHAINQAVLNGIEKLKALPDLQILWATGPHDSKIVAEKCGADKRISNHEFIEDMASAYATADLVLCRSGATTLAEIAICGLPAILVPYPYSAGGHQEFNAKARETAGAAIMILEKSLNEETLVSTISGFLNNPEKREAMSKAAEQLAKPNAAGDIAAKIGPTLKNVG is encoded by the coding sequence ATGTCCAAGAAGAAAGTGCTCAAAGTGATGATTGCGGGCGGAGGAACCGGCGGCCACCTTTACCCGGGTATCGCGTTGGCGCAGGAATTCCAACAACGCTGGTCAAGCAAGATAATGTTTGTGGGCACAGCTTATGGCATCGAAAATAAAATACTGCCAAAGCACCCTTATGAATTTAAGAAAATTTGGATGAGAGGCTTGCAGCGAAAATTGAGTTTAGCCAATCTAATTTTCCCGCTCAGACTTTTGGTAAGTTTGGTGCAGTGTGCTTTTTTGATTTTATCTTTTAAGCCGGACGTGGTCATCGGGACCGGAGGATATGTCAGCGGTCCGGCTTTAATGATGGCGATCACATTCCGCATCCCGACGGTGATTCAAGAACAGAACAGTTATCCGGGATTGGTAAACCGCTTGCTCGGCAAATGGGTCAGTCAGGTACATGTCATGTTTGAAGAATCTATCCCCTATTTTAAAGGGCAGCCGGAAATTTTTGTCAGCGGGAACCCGGTGCGAGGAGACTTTAACCAGGTGAATAAAAAAACGGCTTTAAAAAAATTCAACCTTCAAGAAGACAAGCTTACATTGTTTGTGTTTGGCGGAAGCCAGGGCGCACACGCAATTAATCAGGCCGTCTTAAACGGCATCGAGAAATTAAAGGCATTGCCAGATTTGCAAATCCTGTGGGCAACCGGGCCTCACGATTCTAAAATAGTAGCCGAAAAATGTGGCGCTGACAAACGCATCTCAAATCATGAGTTTATAGAGGATATGGCTTCAGCATACGCCACTGCCGATCTTGTACTTTGCCGTTCCGGGGCTACTACTTTGGCAGAAATAGCCATCTGCGGCCTGCCGGCCATTCTGGTGCCTTACCCCTACTCTGCCGGCGGCCACCAGGAGTTTAATGCAAAAGCACGAGAAACGGCGGGCGCAGCAATTATGATTTTGGAAAAGTCGCTGAACGAAGAAACGCTGGTCAGCACTATCTCAGGTTTTTTAAACAATCCGGAAAAGAGAGAGGCGATGTCAAAAGCAGCAGAGCAATTAGCCAAACCAAATGCAGCCGGAGATATCGCTGCTAAAATTGGTCCCACGCTCAAAAACGTAGGTTAA